From Nicotiana tabacum cultivar K326 chromosome 22, ASM71507v2, whole genome shotgun sequence, one genomic window encodes:
- the LOC107779725 gene encoding phospholipase D alpha 1 isoform X1 gives MAQILLHGTLHVTIYEVDNLQKEGGGHFFSKIKEHVEETIGFGKGTPAIYATVDLEKARVGRTRKIKNEPNNPRWYESFHIYCAHMASNVIFTVKDDNPIGATLIGRAYVPVEELLEGEEIDKWVEILDREMNPIAEGSKIHVKLQFFDVSRDPNWERGIRSSKYPGVPYTFFAQRTGCRVSLYQDAHVPDNFIPKIPLSGGKYYEPHRCWEDIFDAIINAKHLIYITGWSVYTEITLVRDSRRQKPGGDITLGELLKKKASEGVKVLMLVWDDRTSVGLLKKDGLMATHDQETEQFFQGTEVNCVLCPRNPDDGGSIVQSLQIGTMFTHHQKIVVVDSELPSGESEKRRILSFVGGIDLCDGRYDTPFHSLFRTLDTAHHDDFHQPNFPDGAITKGGPREPWHDIHSRLEGPIAWDVLFNFEQRWRKQGGKDVLVNFRELDDIIIPPSPVMHLDDSETWNVQLFRSIDEGAAFGFPETPEDAAKAGLVSGKDNIIDRSIQDAYIHAIRRAKNFIYIENQYFLGSSYDWQSDDIKVEDIGALHVIPKELALKIVSKIEAGERFTVYVVVPMWPEGIPESASVQAILDWQRRTMEMMYKHIVQALNAKGIEEDPRNYLTFFCIGNREVKKSGEYEPSETPEPDSDYIRAQEARRFMIYVHSKMMIVDDEYIIVGSANINQRSMDGARDSEIAMGAYQPHHLATREPARGQIHGFRMALWYEHLGMLDETFLHPESEECVSKVNRMADKYWDLYSSESLERDLPGHLLRYPIGVASEGDVTELPGAEHFPDTKARVLGTKSDYLPPILTT, from the exons ATAAAGGAACATGTTGAGGAGACAATTGGTTTTGGAAAAGGAACTCCTGCAATTTATGCTACAGTTGATTTGGAAAAGGCTAGGGTTGGAAGAACCAGAAAGATAAAAAATGAACCAAACAATCCAAGGTGGTATGAGTCTTTTCACATTTACTGTGCACATATGGCTTCAAATGTTATATTCACTGTCAAAGATGACAATCCCATTGGTGCAACCTTAATTGGAAGAGCTTATGTACCAGTTGAAGAACTTTTGGAAGGGGAAGAGATTGATAAATGGGTTGAGATACTGGATAGAGAAATGAATCCTATAGCAGAAGGTTCCAAAATCCACGTGAAGCTACAGTTTTTTGATGTCAGTCGAGATCCTAACTGGGAACGTGGCATTAGAAGTTCTAAATATCCTGGTGTCCCTTACACTTTCTTTGCACAGAGAACAGGATGTCGGGTTTCCTTGTATCAAGATGCGCATGTGCCAGACAATTTTATTCCTAAAATCCCTCTCTCTGGGGGGAAGTATTATGAGCCCCACAGATGTTGGGAAGATATCTTTGATGCTATTATTAATGCAAAGCACTTGATATATATTACTGGCTGGTCAGTGTATACTGAAATAACCTTGGTGAGGGACTCGAGGAGGCAAAAGCCCGGAGGTGACATTACACTTGGGGAGCTGCTCAAGAAGAAGGCAAGTGAAGGTGTTAAAGTTCTTATGCTTGTTTGGGATGATAGGACGTCCGTGGGTTTGCTGAAGAAGGACGGTTTGATGGCCACTCATGACCAAGAAACTGAACAGTTCTTTCAAGGTACCGAGGTGAACTGTGTCCTCTGCCCTAGGAATCCTGATGACGGCGGAAGCATTGTTCAAAGTTTACAAATTGGGACCATGTTTACGCATCACCAGAAAATCGTGGTAGTGGACAGTGAGCTTCCCAGCGGAGAGTCGGAAAAGAGAAGGATTCTGAGCTTTGTGGGTGGTATTGATCTTTGCGATGGGAGATATGATACACCTTTCCATTCACTTTTTAGGACATTGGACACTGCACACCATGATGATTTCCACCAACCTAATTTTCCTGATGGAGCAATTACCAAAGGTGGACCAAGGGAGCCCTGGCATGACATTCACTCTCGGCTTGAAGGCCCAATTGCTTGGGATGTTCTGTTTAATTTTGAACAGAGGTGGAGAAAGCAGGGTGGAAAGGATGTTCTTGTCAACTTCAGAGAGCTTGATGATATTATAATTCCCCCATCTCCGGTGATGCACCTTGATGATTCTGAAACATGGAATGTTCAGTTATTCAGATCTATTGACGAGGGAGCTGCTTTTGGCTTTCCTGAGACGCCTGAAGATGCAGCAAAAGCTGGTCTTGTCAGTGGGAAGGATAACATAATTGATAGAAGCATCCAAGATGCTTATATTCATGCTATTCGTCGAGCAAAGAATTTTATTTACATTGAAAACCAGTATTTTCTTGGAAGCAGTTATGACTGGCAGAGTGATGATATCAAGGTAGAGGACATAGGTGCTTTGCATGTCATTCCAAAGGAACTTGCTTTGAAGATTGTCAGTAAGATTGAAGCTGGGGAAAGGTTTACTGTTTATGTTGTGGTCCCAATGTGGCCAGAAGGAATCCCCGAGAGCGCTTCAGTACAAGCAATATTAGATTGGCAGAGGAGAACGATGGAGATGATGTATAAGCACATTGTTCAGGCCTTGAATGCTAAAGGAATAGAGGAGGATCCCAGGAATTATTTGACATTTTTCTGCATTGGTAACCGGGAGGTGAAGAAGAGTGGAGAATATGAACCTTCTGAGACCCCAGAGCCTGATTCTGACTACATACGAGCTCAGGAGGCTCGACGCTTCATGATCTATGTCCATTCCAAGATGATGATTG ttgatgatgagtacatCATAGTTGGATCGGCCAACATAAACCAGAGATCGATGGATGGTGCCAGAGATTCTGAAATAGCCATGGGAGCTTACCAGCCTCATCATTTGGCTACAAGGGAACCAGCTAGGGGTCAAATTCATGGTTTCAGAATGGCATTGTGGTACGAGCACCTTGGTATGCTCGATGAAACCTTTCTACATCCAGAAAGTGAGGAATGTGTGAGCAAGGTGAATCGGATGGCTGATAAATACTGGGATTTGTATTCAAGTGAGAGCCTAGAAAGAGATCTGCCTGGTCACTTGCTTCGCTACCCCATTGGAGTGGCCAGTGAAGGGGATGTTACGGAGCTACCAGGAGCTGAGCATTTCCCCGACACCAAGGCCCGTGTTCTTGGTACTAAATCTGACTACCTTCCTCCTATCCTCACTACATAG
- the LOC107779725 gene encoding phospholipase D alpha 1 (The RefSeq protein has 2 substitutions compared to this genomic sequence), with the protein MAQILLHGTLHVTIYEVDNLQKEGGGHFFSKIKEHVEETIGFGKGTPAIYATVDLEKARVGRTRKIKNEPNNPRWYESFHIYCAHMASNVIFTVKDDNPIGATLIGRAYVPVEELLEGEEIDKWVEILDREMNPIAEGSKIHVKLQFFDVSRDPNWERGIRSSKYPGVPYTFFAQRTGCRVSLYQDAHVPDNFIPKIPLSGGKYYEPHRCWEDIFDAIINAKHLIYITGWSVYTEITLVRDSRRQKPGGDITLGELLKKKASEGVKVLMLVWDDRTSVGLLKKDGLMATHDQETEQFFQGTEVNCVLCPRNPDDGGSIVQSLQIGTMFTHHQKIVVVDSELPSGESEKRRILSFVGGIDLCDGRYDTPFHSLFRTLDTAHHDDFHQPNFPDGAITKGGPREPWHDIHSRLEGPIAWDVLFNFEQRWRKQGGKDVLVNFRELDDIIIPPSPVMHLDDSETWNVQLFRSIDEGAAFGFPETPEDAAKAGLVSGXDNIIDRSIQDAYIHAIRRAKNFIYIENQYFLGSSYDWQSDDIKVEDIGALHVIPKELALKIVSKIEAGERFTVYVVVPMWPEGIPESASVQAILDWQRRTMEMMYKHIVQALNAKGIEEDPRNYLTFFCIGNREVKKSGAYEPSETPEPDSDYIRAQEARRFMIYVHSKMMIVDDEYIIVGSANINQRSMDGARDSEIAMGAYQPHHLATREPARGQIHGFRMALWYEHLGMLDETFLHPESEECVSKVNRMADKYWDLYSSESLERDLPGHLLRYPIGVASEGDVTELPGAEHFPDTKARVLGTKSDYLPPILTT; encoded by the exons ATAAAGGAACATGTTGAGGAGACAATTGGTTTTGGAAAAGGAACTCCTGCAATTTATGCTACAGTTGATTTGGAAAAGGCTAGGGTTGGAAGAACCAGAAAGATAAAAAATGAACCAAACAATCCAAGGTGGTATGAGTCTTTTCACATTTACTGTGCACATATGGCTTCAAATGTTATATTCACTGTCAAAGATGACAATCCCATTGGTGCAACCTTAATTGGAAGAGCTTATGTACCAGTTGAAGAACTTTTGGAAGGGGAAGAGATTGATAAATGGGTTGAGATACTGGATAGAGAAATGAATCCTATAGCAGAAGGTTCCAAAATCCACGTGAAGCTACAGTTTTTTGATGTCAGTCGAGATCCTAACTGGGAACGTGGCATTAGAAGTTCTAAATATCCTGGTGTCCCTTACACTTTCTTTGCACAGAGAACAGGATGTCGGGTTTCCTTGTATCAAGATGCGCATGTGCCAGACAATTTTATTCCTAAAATCCCTCTCTCTGGGGGGAAGTATTATGAGCCCCACAGATGTTGGGAAGATATCTTTGATGCTATTATTAATGCAAAGCACTTGATATATATTACTGGCTGGTCAGTGTATACTGAAATAACCTTGGTGAGGGACTCGAGGAGGCAAAAGCCCGGAGGTGACATTACACTTGGGGAGCTGCTCAAGAAGAAGGCAAGTGAAGGTGTTAAAGTTCTTATGCTTGTTTGGGATGATAGGACGTCCGTGGGTTTGCTGAAGAAGGACGGTTTGATGGCCACTCATGACCAAGAAACTGAACAGTTCTTTCAAGGTACCGAGGTGAACTGTGTCCTCTGCCCTAGGAATCCTGATGACGGCGGAAGCATTGTTCAAAGTTTACAAATTGGGACCATGTTTACGCATCACCAGAAAATCGTGGTAGTGGACAGTGAGCTTCCCAGCGGAGAGTCGGAAAAGAGAAGGATTCTGAGCTTTGTGGGTGGTATTGATCTTTGCGATGGGAGATATGATACACCTTTCCATTCACTTTTTAGGACATTGGACACTGCACACCATGATGATTTCCACCAACCTAATTTTCCTGATGGAGCAATTACCAAAGGTGGACCAAGGGAGCCCTGGCATGACATTCACTCTCGGCTTGAAGGCCCAATTGCTTGGGATGTTCTGTTTAATTTTGAACAGAGGTGGAGAAAGCAGGGTGGAAAGGATGTTCTTGTCAACTTCAGAGAGCTTGATGATATTATAATTCCCCCATCTCCGGTGATGCACCTTGATGATTCTGAAACATGGAATGTTCAGTTATTCAGATCTATTGACGAGGGAGCTGCTTTTGGCTTTCCTGAGACGCCTGAAGATGCAGCAAAAGCTGGTCTTGTCAGTGGGAAGGATAACATAATTGATAGAAGCATCCAAGATGCTTATATTCATGCTATTCGTCGAGCAAAGAATTTTATTTACATTGAAAACCAGTATTTTCTTGGAAGCAGTTATGACTGGCAGAGTGATGATATCAAGGTAGAGGACATAGGTGCTTTGCATGTCATTCCAAAGGAACTTGCTTTGAAGATTGTCAGTAAGATTGAAGCTGGGGAAAGGTTTACTGTTTATGTTGTGGTCCCAATGTGGCCAGAAGGAATCCCCGAGAGCGCTTCAGTACAAGCAATATTAGATTGGCAGAGGAGAACGATGGAGATGATGTATAAGCACATTGTTCAGGCCTTGAATGCTAAAGGAATAGAGGAGGATCCCAGGAATTATTTGACATTTTTCTGCATTGGTAACCGGGAGGTGAAGAAGAGTGGAGAATATGAACCTTCTGAGACCCCAGAGCCTGATTCTGACTACATACGAGCTCAGGAGGCTCGACGCTTCATGATCTATGTCCATTCCAAGATGATGATTG ttgatgatgagtacatCATAGTTGGATCGGCCAACATAAACCAGAGATCGATGGATGGTGCCAGAGATTCTGAAATAGCCATGGGAGCTTACCAGCCTCATCATTTGGCTACAAGGGAACCAGCTAGGGGTCAAATTCATGGTTTCAGAATGGCATTGTGGTACGAGCACCTTGGTATGCTCGATGAAACCTTTCTACATCCAGAAAGTGAGGAATGTGTGAGCAAGGTGAATCGGATGGCTGATAAATACTGGGATTTGTATTCAAGTGAGAGCCTAGAAAGAGATCTGCCTGGTCACTTGCTTCGCTACCCCATTGGAGTGGCCAGTGAAGGGGATGTTACGGAGCTACCAGGAGCTGAGCATTTCCCCGACACCAAGGCCCGTGTTCTTGGTACTAAATCTGACTACCTTCCTCCTATCCTCACTACATAG
- the LOC107779725 gene encoding phospholipase D alpha 1 isoform X2 produces the protein MAQILLHGTLHVTIYEVDNLQKEGGGHFFSKIKEHVEETIGFGKGTPAIYATVDLEKARVGRTRKIKNEPNNPRWYESFHIYCAHMASNVIFTVKDDNPIGATLIGRAYVPVEELLEGEEIDKWVEILDREMNPIAEGSKIHVKLQFFDVSRDPNWERGIRSSKYPGVPYTFFAQRTGCRVSLYQDAHVPDNFIPKIPLSGGKYYEPHRCWEDIFDAIINAKHLIYITGWSVYTEITLVRDSRRQKPGGDITLGELLKKKASEGVKVLMLVWDDRTSVGLLKKDGLMATHDQETEQFFQGTEVNCVLCPRNPDDGGSIVQSLQIGTMFTHHQKIVVVDSELPSGESEKRRILSFVGGIDLCDGRYDTPFHSLFRTLDTAHHDDFHQPNFPDGAITKGGPREPWHDIHSRLEGPIAWDVLFNFEQRWRKQGGKDVLVNFRELDDIIIPPSPVMHLDDSETWNVQLFRSIDEGAAFGFPETPEDAAKAGLVSGKDNIIDRSIQDAYIHAIRRAKNFIYIENQYFLGSSYDWQSDDIKVEDIGALHVIPKELALKIVSKIEAGERFTVYVVVPMWPEGIPESASVQAILDWQRRTMEMMYKHIVQALNAKGIEEDPRNYLTFFCIGNREVKKSGEYEPSETPEPDSDYIRAQEARRFMIYVHSKMMIGE, from the coding sequence ATAAAGGAACATGTTGAGGAGACAATTGGTTTTGGAAAAGGAACTCCTGCAATTTATGCTACAGTTGATTTGGAAAAGGCTAGGGTTGGAAGAACCAGAAAGATAAAAAATGAACCAAACAATCCAAGGTGGTATGAGTCTTTTCACATTTACTGTGCACATATGGCTTCAAATGTTATATTCACTGTCAAAGATGACAATCCCATTGGTGCAACCTTAATTGGAAGAGCTTATGTACCAGTTGAAGAACTTTTGGAAGGGGAAGAGATTGATAAATGGGTTGAGATACTGGATAGAGAAATGAATCCTATAGCAGAAGGTTCCAAAATCCACGTGAAGCTACAGTTTTTTGATGTCAGTCGAGATCCTAACTGGGAACGTGGCATTAGAAGTTCTAAATATCCTGGTGTCCCTTACACTTTCTTTGCACAGAGAACAGGATGTCGGGTTTCCTTGTATCAAGATGCGCATGTGCCAGACAATTTTATTCCTAAAATCCCTCTCTCTGGGGGGAAGTATTATGAGCCCCACAGATGTTGGGAAGATATCTTTGATGCTATTATTAATGCAAAGCACTTGATATATATTACTGGCTGGTCAGTGTATACTGAAATAACCTTGGTGAGGGACTCGAGGAGGCAAAAGCCCGGAGGTGACATTACACTTGGGGAGCTGCTCAAGAAGAAGGCAAGTGAAGGTGTTAAAGTTCTTATGCTTGTTTGGGATGATAGGACGTCCGTGGGTTTGCTGAAGAAGGACGGTTTGATGGCCACTCATGACCAAGAAACTGAACAGTTCTTTCAAGGTACCGAGGTGAACTGTGTCCTCTGCCCTAGGAATCCTGATGACGGCGGAAGCATTGTTCAAAGTTTACAAATTGGGACCATGTTTACGCATCACCAGAAAATCGTGGTAGTGGACAGTGAGCTTCCCAGCGGAGAGTCGGAAAAGAGAAGGATTCTGAGCTTTGTGGGTGGTATTGATCTTTGCGATGGGAGATATGATACACCTTTCCATTCACTTTTTAGGACATTGGACACTGCACACCATGATGATTTCCACCAACCTAATTTTCCTGATGGAGCAATTACCAAAGGTGGACCAAGGGAGCCCTGGCATGACATTCACTCTCGGCTTGAAGGCCCAATTGCTTGGGATGTTCTGTTTAATTTTGAACAGAGGTGGAGAAAGCAGGGTGGAAAGGATGTTCTTGTCAACTTCAGAGAGCTTGATGATATTATAATTCCCCCATCTCCGGTGATGCACCTTGATGATTCTGAAACATGGAATGTTCAGTTATTCAGATCTATTGACGAGGGAGCTGCTTTTGGCTTTCCTGAGACGCCTGAAGATGCAGCAAAAGCTGGTCTTGTCAGTGGGAAGGATAACATAATTGATAGAAGCATCCAAGATGCTTATATTCATGCTATTCGTCGAGCAAAGAATTTTATTTACATTGAAAACCAGTATTTTCTTGGAAGCAGTTATGACTGGCAGAGTGATGATATCAAGGTAGAGGACATAGGTGCTTTGCATGTCATTCCAAAGGAACTTGCTTTGAAGATTGTCAGTAAGATTGAAGCTGGGGAAAGGTTTACTGTTTATGTTGTGGTCCCAATGTGGCCAGAAGGAATCCCCGAGAGCGCTTCAGTACAAGCAATATTAGATTGGCAGAGGAGAACGATGGAGATGATGTATAAGCACATTGTTCAGGCCTTGAATGCTAAAGGAATAGAGGAGGATCCCAGGAATTATTTGACATTTTTCTGCATTGGTAACCGGGAGGTGAAGAAGAGTGGAGAATATGAACCTTCTGAGACCCCAGAGCCTGATTCTGACTACATACGAGCTCAGGAGGCTCGACGCTTCATGATCTATGTCCATTCCAAGATGATGATTGGTGAGTAA